The proteins below are encoded in one region of Candidatus Planktophila lacus:
- a CDS encoding GNAT family N-acetyltransferase, giving the protein MIWWPSEIPTLQYGRVTLRPPAESDVEQIFEACQDPLIPRFTTVPAEYTMAHALDYVQRVPASLELHREFPFIIEFGVGDDKEFAGVVSLHTISLDNHRAEIGYWMHAPMRGKGIGTIAAKMITNYGFLTMGFRRIEAAVDLDNHASQKLLMSSGYNKEGILRQRVTRSDGSQIDMVELAVLASEWDELK; this is encoded by the coding sequence ATGATTTGGTGGCCAAGTGAGATTCCTACTCTCCAATATGGTCGCGTCACCCTGCGTCCGCCAGCGGAATCTGATGTTGAGCAAATATTTGAAGCCTGCCAAGATCCGCTAATTCCCCGATTCACCACGGTCCCGGCCGAATACACCATGGCTCACGCCCTGGATTACGTTCAACGTGTTCCGGCTTCGCTTGAACTACATCGTGAGTTCCCGTTCATAATCGAATTTGGCGTCGGAGACGACAAGGAATTTGCAGGCGTTGTCTCACTCCACACAATCAGCCTAGATAACCACCGCGCAGAAATCGGTTACTGGATGCACGCTCCGATGCGCGGAAAAGGTATCGGCACAATCGCTGCCAAGATGATTACCAACTATGGATTTCTAACGATGGGCTTTCGCCGCATTGAAGCAGCTGTTGATTTAGATAACCATGCTTCGCAGAAGTTGTTAATGAGCTCCGGCTATAACAAAGAGGGAATTCTCCGTCAGCGCGTTACACGCTCTGACGGAAGTCAGATCGATATGGTTGAACTCGCAGTTCTTGCTAGCGAATGGGATGAGTTAAAGTAA